A DNA window from Gammaproteobacteria bacterium contains the following coding sequences:
- the asnB gene encoding asparagine synthase (glutamine-hydrolyzing), whose amino-acid sequence MCGIAGIVQFEKCLDSHQLKSCLEKMSATIAHRGPDASGLWIDNDARIGLAHQRLSIIDLSDQAVQPMWSHDQAFCISFNGEIYNYLELRSELLGAGHVFRTQSDTEVLIEAYRRYGADMLSRLDGMFAFALYDVRKDMLFVARDPFGEKPFYYTHTDRYFGFASELKALLHLPSFDDVVPYEEVSKYLSAQYFDGESTIYRGARKLLPGHYATLARGKPLQTKRYFEFRPGENTRHASLDELADELEDILVRSLKRRLRADVPVGAFLSAGVDSSTVVALAIKKLGIPIKAFSAGFKGFSGSEHVEAEEIAKHLGAEHRVYLVSPDDLVLGDHLGDLIDEPNGDTSLLPTYLLCQFARKEVKVALSGDGADELFGGYGRYSQTLSEETLAGQTSSAGRRYYSNRILVFNDSEVSCLIGRHQEHHHDFIRSLQNEVDASGIDVFSSLRKTDVNHYMPGAVLAKVDRMSMRHGLEVRTPFLNLEVARFAEKLPTSVLMHEGVGKYLLKHLASRYLPREWMMKPKRGFGIPSYQWAGKALATLAKTRLITNRNRRTFWASRTGVESWFESIEEGGDNCDYKLWSLLHLDKYLQNSAGKPPAEVDALMICSLRLALAKEHADVIGLATRIFPRWRSFLPNVKYVVSEWADDTEDTITADWSANAATVLEMVSRIYSIEKISVILLDRGGLDKKLRLELQSQNVEAVYYYQNAKWVRESFDTQKNSRERQRTPMVFSKAEELPHRFQKSLVRDDFIRQLPFIGRRLFPEVSSEWLFRQNTGLIRRDTLSRSVQLVSELHSWYSMSSREKKVLRRIATWAKESSQKTNASDWKSQRIALIISDFSSGGAERQLSNLAVGLAASGKKVKVITLHGLQGGGAHYLSLLRGKNVEVVSGTQSCDGFDESNIPVDNLTLPIELIGELPAFMRKYVWHAFSHLVSWKADTLICYLDQPNLMGGLAGLLARIPKIYISFRNHHPQNFEFYHRWYKPYYRALASSGAVQMTGNSQSGNNSYADWIGVERHRVELVRNGVDFSTIHVPGDEEVRALRSEHDASNIPLVVGVFRLASEKQPMLFLDVVHGVQKVIGSLKVLVLGEGPERKSLEAEIQQRGLGDTVKLLGRKTEVSTYLGAADVVLQTAWLEGTPNSLLEAQYLKRAIVTTAAGGAAEAVQHNYSGLVFDTSEPGPLINAVLTVLQDAELARTLGENAYKSVKERFGVDNLVASYLKLFRQDSKEEETV is encoded by the coding sequence ATGTGTGGAATTGCGGGAATAGTTCAGTTCGAAAAGTGTCTGGATAGTCATCAGCTGAAAAGCTGTCTGGAAAAAATGTCCGCTACCATCGCGCATCGGGGGCCAGACGCAAGTGGCTTGTGGATCGATAATGATGCGCGCATTGGACTTGCCCACCAACGTCTCAGCATCATTGATTTGTCCGACCAGGCCGTTCAACCCATGTGGTCTCATGACCAGGCATTCTGCATAAGCTTCAATGGAGAGATATACAACTACCTGGAGTTGCGCAGCGAATTGTTAGGGGCTGGTCATGTATTTCGTACGCAGTCTGATACTGAAGTCCTGATTGAGGCGTATAGAAGATATGGTGCAGACATGCTGTCTCGCCTGGATGGAATGTTTGCTTTTGCGCTATATGATGTTCGTAAGGACATGCTTTTCGTGGCGCGTGATCCGTTCGGGGAAAAGCCGTTTTATTACACGCATACCGATAGGTATTTCGGTTTCGCCTCGGAATTGAAGGCGCTATTACATCTTCCGTCTTTTGACGATGTGGTGCCGTATGAGGAAGTATCCAAATACCTTAGTGCACAATATTTCGATGGGGAATCTACGATATACCGAGGCGCTAGAAAGCTTTTGCCCGGACACTATGCAACACTGGCTAGAGGTAAGCCGCTGCAGACCAAACGCTATTTCGAATTCAGGCCAGGTGAAAACACAAGGCATGCATCACTCGATGAATTGGCTGATGAGCTCGAGGACATTTTAGTCCGCAGTCTAAAACGTCGTTTGCGTGCAGATGTGCCGGTCGGTGCATTTCTGTCCGCAGGCGTAGATTCATCAACAGTAGTCGCTCTGGCGATAAAAAAGCTAGGAATTCCCATTAAGGCTTTTTCAGCAGGCTTTAAAGGATTTTCTGGCAGTGAACATGTCGAGGCTGAAGAAATAGCAAAACACCTGGGCGCGGAACATCGGGTTTATCTGGTATCGCCCGACGACCTGGTGCTTGGCGATCATCTGGGTGATTTGATTGACGAGCCCAATGGCGATACATCGCTTCTTCCTACCTATCTGTTGTGTCAATTTGCACGAAAGGAAGTCAAGGTGGCGCTTTCAGGCGATGGCGCGGATGAATTGTTTGGTGGATACGGCAGATATAGCCAGACTTTGAGTGAAGAAACGCTTGCAGGTCAGACATCCTCCGCCGGGCGTCGTTATTACAGCAATAGAATTCTCGTGTTTAATGATTCGGAGGTTTCTTGTCTTATTGGTAGACATCAGGAACATCACCATGATTTTATTCGTTCGCTACAGAACGAGGTCGACGCCTCCGGAATCGATGTGTTCTCCAGTTTACGCAAGACTGATGTTAATCACTATATGCCAGGCGCAGTGTTGGCCAAAGTGGATAGAATGAGCATGCGGCACGGTTTAGAGGTGCGGACACCTTTTTTAAATCTGGAGGTCGCGCGCTTCGCGGAAAAATTGCCTACGTCGGTTTTAATGCATGAGGGCGTTGGCAAATATTTATTGAAACACCTGGCGTCACGTTACCTTCCAAGAGAGTGGATGATGAAGCCCAAACGCGGCTTTGGTATTCCGTCTTATCAATGGGCGGGAAAAGCGCTGGCGACGCTGGCAAAAACGCGTCTGATTACAAACCGTAACCGCCGGACATTTTGGGCGAGCAGGACAGGGGTAGAATCATGGTTTGAATCTATAGAAGAAGGTGGCGATAATTGCGACTATAAGCTGTGGTCGCTATTGCATCTTGATAAGTATCTGCAGAACAGTGCTGGAAAGCCTCCGGCTGAGGTTGATGCATTGATGATTTGTAGTTTACGTCTGGCACTGGCGAAGGAGCATGCCGATGTTATTGGTCTGGCCACAAGAATCTTCCCCCGTTGGCGAAGCTTTCTTCCTAACGTAAAATATGTGGTATCCGAATGGGCTGATGATACCGAGGATACCATTACCGCAGACTGGTCGGCGAACGCTGCTACCGTGCTGGAAATGGTTTCCAGGATATATTCGATTGAAAAAATTTCCGTGATTCTTCTTGATAGAGGAGGGTTGGACAAGAAGCTTCGCCTTGAATTGCAGAGTCAGAATGTAGAAGCCGTATATTACTACCAGAATGCAAAGTGGGTTAGAGAGTCTTTCGATACGCAAAAAAATTCCCGTGAGAGACAAAGGACGCCGATGGTATTTAGTAAGGCGGAGGAATTGCCTCACCGTTTTCAGAAATCACTTGTTCGAGATGATTTTATTCGACAGCTTCCATTCATTGGTCGTCGCCTCTTTCCAGAAGTATCTTCCGAATGGCTGTTTCGCCAAAACACCGGGTTAATTCGGCGCGATACCTTGTCTCGCAGCGTACAGCTGGTATCGGAACTACATTCCTGGTATTCAATGAGTTCCCGCGAGAAAAAAGTCCTTCGACGCATCGCGACTTGGGCAAAGGAGTCCAGTCAGAAGACAAATGCAAGCGATTGGAAATCACAAAGAATAGCGTTGATTATTAGCGACTTCAGTTCTGGTGGTGCAGAACGCCAATTATCCAATCTTGCGGTTGGGCTGGCCGCGTCAGGCAAGAAAGTGAAAGTGATAACCTTGCACGGTTTGCAGGGAGGGGGAGCGCATTATCTTTCCTTGTTGCGTGGAAAAAATGTTGAAGTAGTATCGGGTACACAATCGTGCGATGGATTTGATGAATCCAATATCCCGGTAGACAATCTGACGTTGCCGATAGAGCTCATTGGTGAGCTTCCGGCGTTCATGCGTAAATATGTATGGCATGCCTTTAGTCATCTGGTTTCCTGGAAGGCCGATACGCTAATCTGCTATCTTGATCAGCCAAACCTTATGGGAGGTCTCGCCGGTCTTCTTGCCAGGATTCCGAAAATTTACATCTCTTTCAGAAATCATCATCCACAAAACTTCGAGTTTTATCATCGGTGGTACAAGCCATATTATCGAGCGCTCGCTTCCTCAGGCGCTGTTCAGATGACAGGTAACTCACAATCAGGAAATAATAGTTATGCTGACTGGATAGGTGTGGAACGACACCGCGTAGAATTAGTGAGAAACGGCGTCGACTTCTCTACGATACATGTTCCAGGCGACGAAGAAGTCAGAGCGCTGCGTAGTGAACACGATGCATCGAATATTCCTCTAGTGGTAGGCGTATTTCGCCTGGCCAGTGAGAAACAACCCATGTTGTTCTTAGATGTTGTTCATGGCGTTCAAAAAGTGATCGGCTCGCTCAAAGTGTTGGTATTAGGCGAGGGACCGGAGCGAAAATCACTGGAGGCTGAAATACAACAACGTGGTCTTGGCGACACCGTGAAGTTACTTGGTCGAAAAACCGAGGTGTCTACCTATCTGGGGGCCGCCGATGTGGTATTACAGACGGCCTGGCTGGAAGGAACGCCTAACTCATTGCTTGAGGCGCAATATCTTAAACGAGCAATCGTAACTACCGCTGCGGGTGGGGCCGCCGAGGCGGTACAGCACAACTATTCAGGTTTAGTCTTTGATACCAGTGAACCGGGCCCTCTGATCAATGCAGTATTGACTGTTCTTCAGGACGCGGAACTTGCCAGGACTCTCGGTGAAAATGCGTATAAATCGGTTAAGGAGCGATTCGGCGTCGACAATCTGGTGGCAAGTTATCTCAAACTGTTTCGGCAAGATTCGAAAGAAGAGGAAACAGTATAA
- a CDS encoding ATP-grasp domain-containing protein, giving the protein MNSPESWVIIIGASDLVFPAYVHAREDLGHGIIAFDMDVNAPGMRYADIAVEVSTKDVDKTVEQARELASRHHIAGVFTCGADVEITVAAIAEELKLPGIPLSVARDCNDKIRMHQCLDALDFHAKARYRVINSAEELDEAIAFVGLPCVIKPVSNCASRGVQRIDAAHELRDAFHLARQFNLGDDKQVIVEQCLEGSKHTVEMIAYDENRQLLSIIDTHYISPRWPCETKLTTTLLSEQKQRECFEFAKNVAGLIGIDFGAHKVDINIDRDGSISLIELTARLSGGFHCQYASPLAYGSRDILAALKLAVGMPLDMDDIAHRWNKGAVVMSVFPEPGVITKIDGVDLARSQPGVAEVFVIRKLGDRIGPYYNSADRVAFVIAEGDSVELAEKNALRGVNLIGIETRTT; this is encoded by the coding sequence ATGAATTCACCCGAATCATGGGTAATTATTATTGGCGCGAGCGATCTGGTTTTTCCTGCGTACGTCCACGCCAGAGAAGATCTCGGGCATGGAATCATCGCATTTGACATGGATGTGAATGCGCCCGGAATGCGGTATGCGGACATCGCCGTCGAAGTGAGTACGAAGGATGTGGACAAGACTGTCGAACAGGCCAGGGAGCTTGCCTCTCGTCACCACATAGCTGGCGTGTTTACCTGTGGCGCCGATGTTGAGATTACCGTTGCTGCGATTGCAGAAGAATTGAAACTTCCCGGCATACCGCTTTCAGTAGCACGTGACTGTAATGACAAGATTCGTATGCACCAGTGTTTGGACGCATTGGATTTTCACGCAAAGGCGCGGTATCGCGTTATCAATTCTGCAGAAGAGCTAGACGAAGCGATAGCATTCGTTGGTCTCCCTTGCGTGATCAAACCTGTATCCAACTGCGCTTCAAGAGGCGTTCAACGTATAGATGCTGCACATGAGTTGCGCGATGCCTTTCATCTGGCTCGTCAATTCAATCTGGGTGATGATAAGCAGGTTATTGTCGAGCAATGTCTGGAAGGTAGCAAACACACGGTTGAAATGATTGCATACGACGAAAATCGCCAACTATTGTCCATTATTGACACTCATTACATCTCTCCGCGTTGGCCTTGTGAAACAAAGCTTACGACGACACTGTTGTCGGAACAGAAGCAACGGGAATGCTTTGAGTTTGCAAAAAACGTTGCCGGGTTGATAGGGATAGACTTTGGCGCGCACAAAGTGGATATCAATATAGACAGAGATGGCAGCATTTCATTAATAGAACTGACAGCCAGGCTTTCTGGAGGTTTTCACTGTCAATATGCCTCGCCCCTCGCGTATGGATCACGTGATATTTTGGCGGCGCTAAAATTAGCAGTTGGCATGCCTTTGGATATGGATGATATCGCGCACCGTTGGAATAAGGGGGCGGTTGTGATGTCTGTGTTTCCTGAGCCCGGCGTAATCACTAAGATTGACGGCGTTGATCTTGCGAGAAGTCAACCAGGCGTGGCTGAAGTGTTTGTTATAAGGAAGCTTGGGGACAGAATCGGGCCTTACTATAATTCTGCAGACAGAGTGGCGTTTGTGATCGCCGAGGGAGATAGCGTGGAACTCGCGGAAAAAAATGCGCTGCGCGGCGTGAATTTAATTGGCATTGAAACTCGAACGACTTGA